The Stygiolobus azoricus genome window below encodes:
- a CDS encoding DNA methyltransferase — MKKVTFDDYLKFLNSHDKVKFGENAIHLDPIKVDRLKPEEDELTNISTTVWSFPKRGSWATHKGDYRGNFAPQIPRAVILKYTDVGDTVLDSMAGSGTTCIEAKLLGRNCISVDVNINAVMLTLHRLYWLEKYLEECKDSLEGVSCEDIRKAKVDVYIGDARKLTELRDESVELVVTHPPYFNIIDYTSGNEGDLSSYTSLEDYLLALKEIGKEVYRVLKREKQFAILLGDTRIKKHYVPITSYALITLLQVGFVLREEVIKIQHNMKTTREVWSKGKRDFLLIYHEKLYIFDKTEEVRKYKYSSGEMVRALYQMEKQ, encoded by the coding sequence GTGAAAAAAGTCACATTCGACGACTACCTCAAATTCCTTAATTCACATGACAAAGTCAAGTTTGGAGAAAATGCCATACATTTAGACCCTATTAAGGTGGATAGGCTAAAGCCTGAAGAAGATGAACTCACAAACATCTCTACTACAGTCTGGAGTTTCCCGAAAAGGGGTAGTTGGGCTACTCATAAAGGTGACTATCGAGGGAATTTCGCTCCCCAAATACCTAGAGCAGTAATTTTGAAGTATACCGACGTTGGCGATACAGTCCTGGATTCAATGGCAGGTAGTGGTACTACGTGTATAGAGGCTAAGCTCTTGGGTAGGAACTGTATCTCTGTAGACGTAAATATAAACGCAGTAATGTTAACGTTACATAGGCTTTACTGGCTCGAAAAGTACTTGGAGGAATGCAAGGACTCTCTGGAAGGAGTTAGTTGTGAGGACATAAGGAAGGCTAAGGTTGACGTCTATATAGGAGATGCTAGAAAACTAACTGAACTGCGTGACGAGAGTGTTGAGTTAGTAGTTACTCACCCCCCTTACTTTAACATAATAGATTACACTAGCGGGAATGAAGGGGACTTGTCTTCATATACAAGCCTCGAGGACTACCTTTTAGCTCTAAAAGAGATAGGAAAGGAGGTATATAGAGTGTTGAAAAGGGAAAAACAGTTTGCCATACTTTTGGGAGACACTAGGATTAAGAAACATTACGTGCCGATAACGTCTTATGCCTTAATAACTCTCCTTCAAGTAGGCTTCGTATTAAGGGAGGAAGTGATTAAAATACAGCATAATATGAAGACAACAAGAGAAGTATGGAGTAAAGGTAAAAGGGACTTTCTGTTGATATATCACGAGAAATTATATATCTTCGATAAGACTGAAGAAGTAAGGAAATATAAGTACAGTTCGGGCGAGATGGTAAGAGCACTTTACCAGATGGAAAAGCAATAA
- a CDS encoding thermopsin: MLRELVIISLFLTSLLLYFNPPSYNNPPSFLPYNQLFNGTPMSDLLNKLGQSVRAPIGIADYGISPNGPFIRNTTQFLGIVTIYNLTANSTASFAPNSVSFQLNTVLSYISNGRHYAIWTQNVIVYNTLTHNILFVDNLWNFTSLHANITSVKGDGNTSVAKIHDNYIRFYYDYANTTGSNTTVTLPIKIMLLTNVTTNSKGEPVICFWYNDGFGWQKYDEVTITNSPNSSDVYFLVNGFNFTGARTYYDAELIIGGPGDGSCAYILNSYVILQLEYWNGHNFQEVRNTFNFGSDTGETAWGASTKFYYTFSGQPAVLLVSGQQVLSQIWDENQVSTLSIRTDVTSGNITVYLLSNQSLDSYKQSIPFVGGEVVLTLVKGFYGVLVYNSSDDLVGEANVKVNDTNVYVVTIPFNMISENEVTTSNYLVADEVQFKITADGYVNVSFGGNVSFLSPKMQSIFVNGSTLLTITFSAYNFTPGIYAIIINASILPGVYKVHTIKVIVLSNIYPLFITYKTLGSNTTIHVVLYFPNNNYENLTLPIKLLVPKGTEYEVQGVVTYGDVRWITLNSTRGIVNFTTYLTLVYYQQFLVNFSYMVKGNQGGGEPNITYYYAGHLNQSTPGVRWVDSFSHYSYSQLLPGSEKEERWLAYNYSGIVSSPGVILVIYYQQFYINVSPLPFSPIALIDGKNVSLSSTWLNYSTTVTVENLSYYANSGERYLILSVYPSSNFTVNSPLNVTIKYVTQFYVKVVSPIPLFALVNGSNVSFTSGWYNYGDVVHIENLTYYLNYLEREVPVTILPSNLVINSSKVVTVVTVTQYFVLLNSPVPVTLSVNGSKIYALGGVWLNAGSRVEVVSSTFYYSPTERFVVVHASPENFTVNTSTDVNVNVIKEYLVRINNFTEWLPEGYKLKLNATLPFYEIGEFTGNYTVPANVEITVNGSITEKLITKVNFALFGRLVGLVIFPILIVILAKKRRL; this comes from the coding sequence GTGCTAAGGGAGTTAGTGATTATCTCGTTGTTTCTAACGTCTTTGCTTTTATACTTTAATCCTCCTTCATATAATAATCCTCCTTCATTCTTGCCTTACAACCAGTTGTTTAACGGCACGCCTATGTCAGATCTACTCAATAAATTAGGGCAGTCAGTGAGAGCTCCCATAGGTATAGCAGACTACGGTATATCACCTAACGGTCCTTTTATAAGGAATACTACACAGTTTCTCGGCATAGTGACGATTTATAACCTGACTGCTAACTCCACGGCTTCCTTTGCGCCCAACTCTGTTAGCTTTCAGCTGAATACTGTTCTCAGTTACATTTCTAATGGTAGACATTACGCTATCTGGACTCAGAACGTTATTGTCTATAATACTTTAACACATAACATATTGTTCGTAGATAACTTGTGGAATTTCACTTCATTACACGCTAACATTACATCAGTTAAGGGAGACGGAAACACGAGTGTAGCAAAAATTCACGATAATTACATTCGCTTTTATTATGACTACGCTAACACGACCGGTTCTAACACGACCGTTACACTTCCAATAAAGATAATGTTACTCACCAACGTTACTACCAATTCAAAGGGAGAGCCCGTTATCTGTTTCTGGTACAATGATGGTTTCGGATGGCAGAAATACGATGAAGTGACGATTACAAACTCACCTAACTCATCAGACGTATACTTCCTAGTCAACGGGTTTAACTTCACTGGAGCAAGGACTTATTACGATGCAGAACTAATAATCGGAGGTCCAGGGGACGGATCTTGTGCGTATATACTCAACTCTTACGTCATATTACAATTGGAGTATTGGAACGGTCATAATTTTCAAGAAGTGAGGAACACATTTAACTTTGGTAGTGATACAGGGGAAACTGCATGGGGTGCGTCGACTAAGTTTTACTATACTTTCTCTGGTCAACCAGCCGTTCTGTTAGTTTCCGGTCAACAAGTCCTTTCCCAGATTTGGGATGAAAACCAAGTATCCACGTTGTCAATCAGGACTGACGTTACTTCGGGCAATATTACGGTCTATCTACTGTCTAATCAAAGCCTCGATTCCTACAAACAATCGATACCATTTGTAGGCGGAGAAGTAGTATTAACCTTAGTAAAAGGCTTTTATGGAGTTCTGGTCTATAACTCTTCGGATGATTTAGTGGGAGAAGCCAATGTTAAGGTAAACGACACAAACGTTTATGTAGTTACAATTCCCTTTAACATGATCAGTGAAAATGAGGTGACTACCAGTAACTACCTTGTAGCGGATGAGGTTCAATTTAAGATTACAGCAGATGGTTACGTTAACGTCAGTTTTGGAGGGAACGTGAGTTTTCTATCTCCCAAGATGCAGTCCATCTTCGTCAACGGTTCTACACTCCTAACCATCACATTCTCGGCCTATAATTTTACCCCTGGTATATACGCGATAATCATTAACGCTTCTATCCTTCCCGGTGTGTATAAAGTACATACGATTAAGGTAATAGTGTTGTCTAACATATACCCGCTCTTCATAACCTACAAAACTTTAGGTAGTAATACTACCATCCACGTTGTCCTATACTTTCCTAACAATAACTATGAGAACTTAACATTACCTATTAAACTACTTGTCCCTAAGGGGACTGAGTACGAAGTTCAGGGAGTAGTCACATACGGAGATGTAAGGTGGATTACCTTAAATTCAACCCGAGGCATTGTTAACTTCACCACGTATTTGACTTTAGTATATTATCAGCAATTTCTCGTGAACTTCTCGTACATGGTAAAGGGGAACCAAGGTGGTGGTGAGCCTAACATAACTTACTATTACGCTGGTCATTTAAACCAATCAACCCCGGGAGTAAGGTGGGTAGACTCTTTCTCTCACTATTCATATTCTCAACTCCTGCCCGGCTCAGAAAAGGAGGAGAGGTGGTTAGCATACAATTACTCGGGCATAGTGAGTTCTCCAGGGGTCATTCTAGTCATTTATTATCAGCAATTTTACATCAATGTTAGCCCCTTACCTTTCTCACCAATAGCCTTAATAGACGGTAAGAATGTTAGCCTGAGTTCGACATGGCTAAATTACTCTACCACAGTCACTGTTGAAAACTTGTCTTATTATGCAAACTCTGGAGAAAGATACTTAATACTCTCCGTATATCCTTCATCGAACTTCACAGTTAACTCTCCTCTAAATGTCACTATAAAATACGTTACGCAGTTTTATGTAAAAGTTGTTAGCCCAATACCATTATTTGCTTTAGTCAACGGTAGCAACGTGAGTTTCACCTCAGGGTGGTACAATTATGGTGATGTTGTTCACATAGAGAACTTAACTTACTACTTAAACTATCTTGAAAGAGAAGTACCCGTAACGATATTACCCAGTAATTTAGTAATAAACTCTTCGAAAGTTGTTACCGTAGTTACGGTGACCCAGTACTTCGTTCTATTGAATTCACCGGTTCCAGTCACATTATCAGTCAACGGTAGTAAAATATATGCACTAGGAGGGGTCTGGTTAAACGCCGGTTCCAGAGTCGAGGTAGTTAGCTCCACATTCTATTACTCACCTACAGAGAGGTTCGTAGTAGTACACGCAAGTCCAGAGAATTTTACCGTCAATACTTCAACGGATGTGAATGTAAACGTTATTAAGGAGTACCTAGTGAGGATCAACAACTTTACCGAGTGGTTGCCTGAGGGTTATAAATTAAAACTTAATGCTACTTTACCGTTTTATGAGATCGGAGAATTTACGGGTAATTACACTGTCCCTGCTAATGTTGAGATAACAGTCAATGGGTCTATAACTGAGAAACTTATCACAAAGGTTAATTTCGCACTGTTCGGTAGACTGGTCGGATTGGTAATATTTCCGATCTTAATAGTAATCTTGGCGAAGAAAAGGAGGTTGTAG
- a CDS encoding CBS domain-containing protein: MLKTIMSTNLKTLDVNSTLKDALNLMITTGVRRVPVTVAGNIIGVVSARTVIKEALSKQNWAEEKLSDIARPAISVPPETSFREAAKLMVRLGIGSLIVKGQGIVTERDLAKIIPRVTIPAMAIGSTNVITLNYDSFVTDAAKLMISLGISHIPVISGSDVIGVVSLRDVLKALNENAMSNKLGDLIGKQQLVYADEDATVADVANLITTKNVGSLLLFDGEPKAPNLRGIVTEWDLVRTYASMVRAHVLVKAESSKIRGLVAALMAMPRVYDVAVVYGPYDLLVTIDVEDPDLAATTVLNSIASLSGVKETMTLIESEVV, from the coding sequence ATGTTGAAGACAATAATGTCCACAAACTTAAAGACATTAGACGTTAATTCAACTCTAAAAGATGCATTAAATCTAATGATTACTACGGGAGTAAGAAGAGTACCTGTAACAGTTGCGGGGAACATAATAGGAGTTGTCTCAGCTAGAACTGTGATTAAGGAGGCATTAAGCAAACAGAACTGGGCCGAAGAAAAACTCTCTGATATAGCGAGACCTGCAATTAGTGTACCCCCTGAGACGTCATTCAGGGAAGCTGCAAAACTCATGGTAAGGCTCGGAATAGGCTCTCTAATTGTGAAAGGTCAGGGAATAGTTACAGAACGTGACTTAGCTAAGATTATTCCCAGAGTAACCATTCCCGCAATGGCTATAGGAAGTACCAACGTGATAACATTGAACTATGACTCATTTGTGACTGATGCAGCAAAACTTATGATTTCTTTAGGGATATCCCACATACCAGTGATCTCTGGTTCTGATGTCATAGGAGTTGTATCGCTGAGGGACGTACTTAAAGCATTAAACGAGAACGCTATGAGTAATAAGCTGGGAGATTTAATAGGTAAACAGCAATTAGTTTACGCTGACGAAGATGCTACAGTTGCGGATGTAGCGAACTTAATAACCACGAAGAATGTAGGGTCTCTGTTACTCTTCGATGGAGAGCCAAAAGCCCCTAACTTGAGGGGCATTGTAACCGAGTGGGACCTCGTGAGGACGTACGCCAGTATGGTTAGAGCTCATGTTTTGGTTAAGGCTGAAAGTAGCAAGATAAGGGGACTCGTAGCAGCATTAATGGCGATGCCAAGGGTATATGATGTTGCAGTAGTTTACGGACCATATGACTTACTCGTAACTATCGACGTAGAAGATCCTGATCTTGCCGCTACTACAGTACTTAACTCTATAGCTAGCCTGTCAGGGGTCAAGGAGACTATGACTTTAATTGAAAGTGAAGTTGTATGA
- a CDS encoding mechanosensitive ion channel family protein, with product MAFYKKFLIGLFLVVVFFTVNYVMSLFVSNHQLLLLVKVASVVISGLYFLIIITDGLRDMLGGKGNVSIVIPNIVKYLGYIMIFVVALSIFGVTSAEAIAGGTFAGLVIGLALQPVLQNFFAGLLIMGTGYISIGDHVRIMSTKITYTPVLFPQYKYFSRDFIEQGIEGDVVEIDLFFSRILLENGREIRIPNYILLESSVIDYTSKYSKDFVVSIRVEFPLNKVDLERIEQQIVDVLKGYEIIEGPFLSEQSDKEHVILTLKVRANVNEWKKVKSEVLKRLLLLRKKIVES from the coding sequence ATGGCATTTTACAAGAAATTTCTTATAGGTTTATTTCTTGTCGTCGTCTTTTTCACCGTAAATTACGTTATGTCTTTGTTCGTATCAAATCATCAACTCCTTTTGCTGGTTAAGGTAGCTAGTGTGGTAATAAGCGGGTTATACTTCCTAATAATTATCACTGACGGCTTAAGGGATATGTTGGGGGGAAAGGGTAACGTATCGATCGTTATTCCTAATATAGTGAAGTATTTAGGTTACATCATGATTTTCGTAGTAGCTTTATCGATTTTCGGAGTGACCTCAGCTGAGGCGATTGCAGGTGGAACCTTCGCTGGTTTAGTAATAGGTCTAGCGTTACAACCCGTGTTACAGAACTTCTTCGCCGGATTACTGATCATGGGTACTGGTTACATCTCAATCGGAGATCACGTTAGAATAATGAGTACTAAAATCACCTATACACCAGTCCTCTTTCCCCAATATAAGTACTTCTCGAGGGACTTCATAGAACAAGGGATTGAAGGTGATGTGGTGGAGATAGACTTGTTCTTTTCGCGTATATTGCTAGAGAATGGTAGGGAGATTAGGATACCCAATTACATCTTGTTAGAGTCAAGTGTAATCGATTACACTTCAAAGTATAGCAAGGATTTCGTGGTCAGTATCAGGGTCGAATTTCCCCTAAATAAAGTGGACTTAGAAAGGATAGAACAACAAATAGTTGATGTTTTAAAAGGTTACGAAATCATAGAGGGACCGTTTCTGAGCGAACAAAGTGATAAGGAGCATGTGATTCTTACCCTAAAGGTAAGGGCTAACGTAAATGAGTGGAAGAAGGTTAAATCTGAAGTACTGAAACGCCTTCTGTTACTCAGAAAGAAAATTGTAGAAAGTTAA
- a CDS encoding APC family permease: MDNKRLNAFEAFSLSFGGQAPFTSMITYGTVALQMGGTFLPIAAIIATLIVLLNGLVVYRLSSEFSDEGGYFTYAYFSLTKRLGLVTGWIFLMYAFTYAGTLIAGSIYILKIVISQLLPDDVLSILIIAFSSFLILKGLKVSVKYAEVISVAEITAIVISSVVLLMKPHHPFHLMIPQDIFLVTLFAIGVPSGYGNISPMGGEVKDAKKTLGIVTVSVILTGGLLSALLFYATSVYGTDFVMILKENVSFLFPYLFFSALNGGILGGIAYVIAMSRVIYAMGIRKMVPTSLSYLTNGRPLNAELASIMFYSVLLFALIHFLGVYTTFDLLGEFSMLTYLLISISADISLLRRAVKRSWADLSLSFTAFLVSIIVLVYSIAETSSPVINYVLALFLIFGFFYFEVLELVKQAKRKYE, encoded by the coding sequence GTGGATAACAAGAGGTTAAACGCTTTCGAAGCTTTTTCTCTTTCCTTCGGTGGACAAGCTCCCTTTACGTCTATGATAACCTACGGAACAGTTGCCCTGCAAATGGGAGGGACTTTTCTCCCCATAGCGGCTATTATAGCCACGCTAATAGTTCTACTTAACGGTTTAGTGGTGTACAGACTCTCATCCGAATTTTCCGACGAAGGAGGTTACTTCACTTACGCTTATTTCTCTCTCACAAAGAGGTTGGGCTTGGTAACCGGATGGATATTCTTAATGTATGCTTTTACTTACGCTGGGACACTAATCGCTGGTTCTATATACATACTGAAAATTGTCATATCTCAATTACTGCCAGATGACGTGTTAAGTATACTCATAATCGCATTCTCTTCTTTTCTAATACTTAAGGGACTTAAAGTCTCCGTGAAGTACGCTGAGGTCATATCCGTAGCTGAGATAACAGCAATCGTAATTAGCTCTGTAGTACTTTTAATGAAACCTCATCACCCATTTCACCTTATGATCCCTCAAGATATCTTCCTCGTCACGTTATTTGCCATAGGAGTTCCTTCTGGTTACGGAAATATAAGTCCTATGGGAGGTGAGGTAAAAGACGCTAAAAAGACACTAGGTATTGTTACGGTTAGCGTTATTCTAACCGGTGGGTTGCTTTCAGCCTTGTTATTTTACGCGACCTCAGTATACGGGACTGATTTCGTGATGATCCTGAAGGAGAACGTAAGTTTTCTTTTTCCCTATCTCTTCTTCTCAGCATTAAATGGAGGAATATTAGGTGGGATTGCTTACGTGATCGCTATGTCGAGAGTAATTTATGCAATGGGGATCAGGAAGATGGTTCCTACTAGTTTGTCTTACTTAACAAACGGCAGACCGTTAAACGCCGAGCTAGCTTCCATAATGTTTTACTCTGTATTACTCTTCGCTCTAATTCACTTCTTGGGCGTTTATACAACTTTCGACCTACTGGGAGAATTCTCTATGCTTACTTACTTGTTAATATCAATCTCCGCTGACATATCATTGCTGAGGAGGGCTGTTAAAAGGAGTTGGGCAGATTTATCTTTATCATTTACCGCTTTCCTTGTCAGTATTATAGTCCTAGTATACTCGATAGCAGAGACAAGTTCACCCGTAATTAATTACGTATTAGCATTATTCCTTATATTTGGTTTCTTCTACTTTGAGGTCTTGGAGTTGGTTAAGCAAGCCAAGAGGAAATATGAGTAA
- a CDS encoding cation:proton antiporter, translating into MESGYLLALLEIFILIFVAEIVRSYMGRYGLPLIVGEIITGIVLSPYGFGEVFNEILNMPLFTINDYLLFLAEFSMILLIYSSGLEHGMSTLKSSGIYGILGAVFGALVPFLVSLALLPYPQSLILAVSVGATSITAVSSILKERNVEGSISNFITVASAVDDVVDLLLLTVALSLISGEKPSFLSVAKTIVFYIVIGVLAFALAVVILPRLADRIGENYVEEFPFISLFGLVFILTAVGFSPIVPAFLAGIALAESKKREEFLRISESLLAIFGSLFFVTVGYQLNIQNITFNGMILGLELFVIAMVFKIVGVLPFAYLQTKSQRSALLISVGMTPRGETGIVVGSLGLAYNVLNTDGYFAVILMTLFTTIFGASLFSYLSKEVK; encoded by the coding sequence GTGGAATCGGGATACTTACTTGCTCTTCTAGAAATATTTATATTAATTTTTGTTGCTGAGATAGTGAGGAGTTATATGGGGAGATACGGTTTACCTCTCATCGTGGGGGAGATCATAACGGGGATCGTATTAAGTCCCTACGGATTTGGCGAAGTCTTTAACGAGATTTTGAACATGCCTCTGTTTACCATTAATGATTACTTATTATTTTTAGCGGAATTCTCCATGATTCTGCTCATTTATTCTTCAGGACTTGAACACGGGATGAGCACATTAAAGAGCTCCGGAATTTACGGTATATTAGGGGCTGTTTTCGGAGCTTTAGTACCTTTCCTAGTCTCTCTTGCACTTCTCCCTTATCCACAGTCGTTGATTTTAGCCGTTTCGGTGGGTGCAACGAGTATTACAGCTGTTTCATCAATATTAAAGGAGAGGAATGTGGAGGGAAGTATTTCGAACTTCATTACAGTGGCCTCAGCTGTTGACGATGTTGTTGATTTGCTCTTACTGACTGTGGCACTGTCCCTGATCTCGGGGGAGAAACCTTCATTTCTGTCCGTTGCAAAGACGATCGTTTTTTACATAGTAATAGGGGTACTAGCTTTCGCCTTAGCTGTAGTGATTTTACCCAGGCTAGCTGATAGAATAGGGGAGAATTACGTAGAGGAGTTTCCGTTTATATCACTGTTCGGACTAGTATTTATCTTGACTGCTGTAGGGTTTTCTCCGATTGTACCGGCGTTCCTTGCCGGCATTGCACTCGCTGAGAGTAAGAAAAGAGAGGAGTTCCTAAGGATTTCCGAGTCTCTCCTTGCAATTTTCGGCTCTCTCTTTTTTGTTACAGTGGGTTATCAGCTTAATATCCAGAACATAACTTTCAACGGAATGATTCTCGGCCTAGAACTCTTCGTGATCGCAATGGTCTTCAAAATAGTAGGCGTCCTTCCGTTCGCCTACTTACAAACAAAGAGCCAGAGGTCTGCGTTATTGATCTCGGTAGGAATGACACCAAGAGGGGAGACGGGTATAGTAGTGGGTTCTTTAGGACTTGCATATAATGTACTCAACACAGATGGCTACTTTGCCGTAATTTTAATGACTCTCTTCACCACTATTTTTGGAGCCTCGCTCTTCTCATACTTGTCGAAAGAAGTTAAATAA
- a CDS encoding metal-dependent hydrolase: MNLNTHVAFALAVGLVLFHNDLSLAVLAGIGAALPDLDREYIFTRRAMFARYQLHRALFHNLFFASAVTLFNPYLGLGVFLHMLLDMLTSPTDGGIELFFPLGRLVKDIKMDYEGRVRTSRGIMWLLEDPVRLINRTADVGLRETVKMPWLRVYGPFKNSRLADWTIFYFSFLFIQLFEIHDLLNWWIQFLSTVFLKYTFITIGLVLFYSIGELWRKKLQFKNVTDNQKLAIISGMTLGGLMIIYQGQSLFMPVRLTKSK; encoded by the coding sequence ATGAACTTAAACACGCATGTAGCCTTTGCTCTAGCCGTAGGTCTAGTACTCTTTCACAACGACTTGTCACTCGCCGTGTTAGCAGGTATTGGTGCAGCCCTGCCCGACTTAGACAGAGAGTACATCTTTACTAGAAGAGCAATGTTTGCAAGGTATCAGCTGCACAGAGCTTTATTTCACAACTTGTTTTTCGCTTCAGCTGTTACACTTTTCAATCCTTACCTCGGTTTAGGCGTGTTTTTGCACATGTTACTGGACATGTTGACCTCTCCTACAGATGGGGGAATCGAGTTGTTTTTCCCTCTGGGGAGGTTAGTAAAGGATATTAAAATGGACTACGAGGGGAGAGTAAGAACTTCAAGAGGGATAATGTGGCTTTTGGAAGACCCAGTAAGGCTGATAAATCGGACGGCGGATGTAGGGTTAAGGGAGACTGTTAAAATGCCCTGGCTGAGAGTCTACGGACCTTTCAAGAACAGTAGACTCGCGGATTGGACTATATTTTACTTTAGTTTTTTATTCATTCAGCTCTTTGAGATCCACGATTTACTGAACTGGTGGATACAGTTCCTCTCGACTGTTTTCCTTAAGTACACCTTTATTACAATAGGACTAGTGTTGTTCTACAGTATAGGGGAGCTGTGGAGGAAAAAGTTACAATTCAAAAACGTCACAGATAATCAAAAACTGGCAATAATATCCGGTATGACACTAGGAGGTCTGATGATCATATATCAGGGGCAATCACTGTTTATGCCAGTAAGGCTTACGAAGTCCAAATAA
- a CDS encoding APC family permease, whose protein sequence is MKRKLSLLEATAIGLGNIIGAGIFVMAGSTINLAGPAALISFIITGLLAMSIGLNSAELASKYPDTEGGVYSFAKLTMGDTVGFLVGWMRMISYSVSGAATALGFASYLQIPRLTYVIAGALIMVLSGIYLAGLKLASKIESILVVINIGGLVLFITFSLASSKFNISHFTPLAPHGLNGILTASSLAFFAYSGFNTIATLTPDVENGDKNIPKAIVLSLLITSVLYVLVVFSMLYLLPWQVYGTQGNPLTFALQEAKAPLFVVLAVSTTAIIATLTVTLSTIIATVRTLKQMAMDNLIPSRLAANEALPTLIVASIMISSLSLGNVEGIGLVSNFGTVFSYLTTAMAVIISRRRGYMGSFKAPFYPALQVLSILLSIVVLTALGEESLVLGVLSILIGLIIHVIHVEINLVEKGKTLNPHGKIGKLNSE, encoded by the coding sequence ATGAAGAGAAAGTTGTCCCTCCTTGAGGCTACTGCCATAGGTCTAGGTAATATAATTGGTGCTGGTATATTCGTTATGGCCGGTAGCACCATAAACCTCGCTGGACCAGCTGCACTAATCTCCTTTATAATTACGGGATTACTCGCCATGAGTATTGGTTTAAATAGTGCAGAACTCGCTTCAAAGTATCCAGATACTGAGGGAGGAGTTTACTCTTTTGCAAAACTAACCATGGGAGATACTGTGGGCTTCTTAGTGGGCTGGATGAGAATGATTTCATATTCTGTGTCTGGAGCGGCTACAGCGTTGGGATTTGCGAGCTACCTTCAGATACCTAGGCTTACATACGTAATTGCGGGAGCTCTCATTATGGTTTTGAGCGGAATTTACTTAGCAGGATTGAAACTTGCTTCCAAGATAGAATCAATATTAGTCGTAATTAACATTGGCGGTTTAGTTCTATTTATCACCTTCTCGTTAGCATCAAGTAAGTTCAACATATCTCACTTTACACCTTTAGCTCCTCATGGCTTAAACGGAATTCTAACCGCCTCTTCTTTAGCGTTTTTCGCCTACTCTGGGTTTAACACCATAGCAACTTTAACACCTGACGTGGAAAACGGAGACAAAAACATCCCTAAGGCAATAGTATTGTCCTTACTCATCACTTCAGTACTTTATGTCCTCGTGGTGTTTTCCATGTTGTACTTACTGCCTTGGCAAGTCTACGGTACTCAAGGGAACCCATTGACTTTCGCTTTGCAAGAAGCTAAAGCTCCACTTTTTGTGGTCTTAGCTGTTTCTACTACTGCTATTATTGCTACGCTTACTGTAACCCTATCTACAATAATTGCTACCGTGAGGACTTTAAAGCAAATGGCTATGGACAACTTAATACCCTCGAGACTTGCTGCAAATGAAGCTTTACCGACTCTCATTGTAGCATCAATAATGATATCGTCTTTGAGTCTTGGTAATGTTGAAGGAATTGGACTCGTCTCCAACTTTGGGACAGTGTTTTCTTATCTTACTACGGCTATGGCTGTAATAATATCTAGGAGGAGGGGTTATATGGGTTCGTTTAAAGCCCCTTTTTACCCGGCGTTACAAGTATTGTCTATTTTATTATCTATAGTCGTATTGACCGCTTTAGGTGAGGAGAGTCTAGTATTAGGCGTCTTGTCAATATTAATAGGGTTAATTATTCACGTAATTCACGTAGAAATAAACTTGGTAGAGAAAGGTAAAACTCTAAACCCTCATGGTAAAATCGGGAAACTTAATTCAGAGTAA